From Bacteroidota bacterium, a single genomic window includes:
- a CDS encoding Lrp/AsnC family transcriptional regulator encodes MERIDEIDAKILMLLQTQGRMKRNRIAEEVGLSVPSVSERMRKLEERGVIKGYHAVVDAKRLHIDITAFIRVTVDNSSDYDSFVDKASAMTEVLEVHSVTGEGSHILKVRTQNTTSLELLLAKIQAWPAVHGTSTSIVLSTYKETRSLDVVPINLLVQTSSN; translated from the coding sequence ATGGAGCGGATTGACGAGATCGACGCCAAGATTCTCATGCTGCTGCAAACGCAGGGGCGTATGAAGCGAAATCGTATCGCTGAAGAAGTTGGCCTGTCTGTACCTTCTGTCAGCGAGCGCATGCGCAAATTGGAAGAGCGCGGTGTCATCAAGGGCTATCATGCCGTCGTGGATGCAAAGCGCTTACATATTGATATTACCGCATTCATTCGGGTGACGGTCGACAATTCCTCTGACTATGACAGTTTTGTGGATAAAGCCTCTGCAATGACTGAGGTACTCGAGGTGCATTCTGTGACTGGTGAAGGATCCCACATTCTCAAGGTGAGAACCCAGAATACCACCTCGCTCGAGCTACTCCTCGCTAAAATTCAGGCCTGGCCTGCTGTACACGGGACTTCCACCAGTATCGTGCTTAGCACCTACAAAGAAACGCGGAGCCTCGATGTTGTGCCCATCAACCTACTGGTGCAGACATCTTCAAACTAG
- a CDS encoding ABC transporter ATP-binding protein translates to MAKRKKKPLARLNHFFWKYKKLFIPGLLCAAASAAFSVAVPMMVRIIIDSMPRFVNLFNLFAGTEVQGYLFTQFFVCLLLFGAVIICLSLLSGTFTFLMRQTIVVMSRHVEYDLRNQLYDHLQGLSRSFYVQHATGDLMTRATSDIEQVRRYIGPAMMYSARAVVFVVAAVSAMIFISPRLTLFAILPMPLLAISVFFVARVVHARSDALQKQYSKLTSRVQEALAGIRVLKAYTREEAEAASFEEESALYKERMLDLALVDAIWRPVFLILIGMSAIIVVWVGGGLVAEGAITIGNIAEFIIYVTLMTWPVASMGFVITMIQRASASMTRLASIFDASPDVSDSDRTVPTFTDVTGAIAFEKVGFKYTENGPWVLKDVSFDIPAGSTLAIVGRTGSGKSTLVEMVARLFDPTEGVVKIDGQPAPQFPVEVLRSSIGYVPQEVFLFSDTVANNIAFGRLDAGQEAIDQAAREAELLDNIRDFPKGFETFVGERGITLSGGQKQRSSIARALIRDPRILILDDALSAVDTKTESNILGHLRNHFGQRTIVIVSHRISAVQEADLILVLDEGKILEQGGHAALLKQNGVYAELHRKQLLEQEIEALT, encoded by the coding sequence ATGGCAAAGCGCAAGAAGAAACCCCTCGCACGGCTTAATCACTTTTTCTGGAAGTACAAGAAATTGTTCATCCCGGGTTTGTTGTGTGCCGCGGCTTCTGCGGCATTCTCTGTGGCAGTTCCGATGATGGTTCGGATTATCATCGATAGCATGCCGCGGTTTGTGAATCTGTTTAATCTGTTTGCCGGCACAGAAGTCCAGGGCTACCTGTTTACCCAGTTTTTTGTCTGCCTGCTCCTCTTTGGCGCCGTAATCATCTGCCTGAGTCTCCTGAGCGGCACGTTTACTTTTCTGATGCGGCAGACCATCGTTGTGATGTCTCGCCATGTAGAGTATGATCTTCGCAACCAGCTTTACGACCATTTGCAGGGCCTCTCTCGCAGCTTCTACGTGCAACACGCCACGGGCGACCTGATGACCCGCGCAACCAGCGACATCGAACAGGTGCGGCGGTACATCGGGCCTGCGATGATGTACTCTGCGCGTGCCGTCGTTTTTGTGGTAGCTGCTGTGTCTGCCATGATTTTCATCTCCCCGCGGCTCACGCTGTTTGCCATCCTTCCGATGCCCCTGCTGGCCATCTCTGTGTTTTTTGTGGCCCGCGTAGTGCACGCCCGGAGCGATGCGTTGCAAAAGCAGTATTCGAAACTCACCAGCCGGGTACAGGAAGCCCTTGCCGGCATCCGCGTCCTCAAAGCTTACACCCGTGAAGAGGCTGAAGCTGCAAGCTTTGAAGAAGAGAGCGCGCTCTATAAAGAACGTATGCTGGACCTTGCCCTTGTTGACGCCATTTGGCGTCCCGTATTTCTGATCCTGATTGGCATGTCTGCCATTATTGTTGTCTGGGTAGGCGGTGGACTCGTTGCAGAGGGGGCCATCACCATTGGCAACATTGCCGAATTTATCATCTACGTTACCCTCATGACGTGGCCCGTGGCTTCGATGGGGTTTGTAATCACCATGATCCAGCGCGCATCCGCTTCGATGACGCGGCTTGCCAGCATCTTTGATGCAAGTCCGGATGTAAGCGACAGCGACCGCACCGTGCCGACATTCACCGACGTAACCGGTGCGATTGCGTTCGAAAAGGTGGGTTTTAAATACACAGAAAACGGCCCCTGGGTGTTAAAAGATGTTTCATTTGATATCCCCGCAGGGTCAACGCTTGCTATTGTTGGGCGCACAGGTTCTGGCAAAAGCACACTGGTAGAGATGGTTGCCCGCCTCTTCGATCCTACGGAAGGCGTAGTCAAAATTGACGGCCAGCCAGCTCCCCAATTCCCTGTTGAGGTATTGCGTAGTTCAATTGGCTACGTACCGCAAGAAGTTTTTCTTTTTAGCGATACCGTTGCAAATAACATCGCATTTGGGAGACTCGACGCCGGCCAGGAGGCAATTGATCAGGCTGCACGCGAGGCTGAACTGCTCGATAACATCCGGGATTTCCCAAAAGGCTTCGAGACCTTTGTCGGTGAACGTGGCATCACCCTTTCGGGGGGGCAAAAACAGCGCAGCTCGATTGCTCGCGCCCTCATCCGTGATCCACGTATTCTTATTCTGGATGATGCGCTCTCTGCAGTTGACACCAAAACTGAAAGCAACATCCTCGGTCACCTGCGCAACCACTTTGGGCAGCGCACCATTGTCATCGTGAGCCATCGTATTTCTGCGGTGCAGGAAGCAGACTTGATTCTGGTGCTGGATGAAGGCAAAATCCTTGAGCAAGGCGGACATGCTGCGCTCTTGAAGCAGAACGGCGTTTACGCAGAACTGCACAGGAAGCAGTTGCTGGAGCAGGAAATCGAAGCGCTAACCTGA
- a CDS encoding ribonuclease Z produces the protein MLEVTPLGTGSALPSKEKHFSATTVAVENELFLFDCGEGTQHRLLEASARWSRLKAIFITHLHGDHYFGLPGLLSTLSLLQHEKPLHLIGPVGIGEFVTSLPSRQADQQPSYILHITELDHTSGVQEVYASAVCNVITHPLVHGVPAYGYRIEEPFRPGKLDAEKARNMGVEDVRDFKRLKKGEPVPVRSGMVQPQDVVGPGRRGASFAYVTDTRPCEGGKALAREASLCYHEATFAQDDLARAHATNHSTAMEAATIAQEAGVEQLLIGHFSARYKDTDILVAEAQSIFKNTAAAEELKRYTLQGRSIRNTSPEVDTE, from the coding sequence ATGCTCGAAGTCACCCCGCTGGGTACCGGATCTGCACTGCCCTCAAAAGAAAAGCATTTTTCAGCTACAACTGTAGCGGTGGAAAACGAGTTATTTCTGTTTGATTGTGGCGAAGGGACGCAGCATCGTTTACTCGAAGCTTCTGCCCGCTGGTCGCGCCTGAAAGCCATTTTCATCACGCATCTACATGGCGATCATTACTTCGGGCTCCCAGGTCTTTTAAGCACGCTTTCCCTGCTGCAACACGAAAAACCTTTGCACCTGATCGGACCGGTAGGAATTGGAGAATTTGTTACGTCGCTACCTTCCCGGCAAGCTGACCAACAGCCGTCTTACATATTGCATATCACCGAGCTTGATCATACATCGGGTGTACAGGAAGTCTATGCCTCAGCTGTATGTAACGTAATAACCCATCCGCTTGTACACGGCGTGCCGGCGTATGGATACCGGATCGAAGAACCTTTCAGGCCGGGCAAGCTCGACGCAGAGAAAGCCCGTAACATGGGCGTTGAAGATGTGCGCGATTTTAAGCGACTCAAAAAAGGTGAGCCCGTCCCCGTTCGTTCAGGCATGGTGCAGCCGCAAGACGTTGTCGGACCAGGCCGGCGTGGCGCCTCGTTTGCCTATGTAACCGATACGCGCCCTTGTGAAGGAGGGAAGGCCCTTGCTCGTGAGGCTTCGCTGTGTTACCATGAAGCCACATTTGCACAAGATGACCTTGCGCGCGCCCATGCAACCAACCATTCTACGGCGATGGAAGCTGCTACGATTGCGCAAGAGGCCGGCGTCGAGCAATTGTTAATTGGACACTTCAGCGCCCGCTACAAAGACACTGACATACTGGTGGCAGAAGCACAATCTATATTCAAGAACACAGCGGCGGCTGAGGAATTAAAGCGGTACACATTGCAGGGCCGCAGCATACGAAATACTTCTCCCGAAGTCGATACGGAATAA
- a CDS encoding STAS domain-containing protein: MPFSIDTSQAIPVVYLEGRFLGSLEREAFHAMLGECREAGSHRIIVDFSRTDFIDSSGIGALIGGLNTMRTLGGDIRLAGMHQRIKNIFLMSRLLGSVFEQFENAEHAALSYDKDAKVAL; encoded by the coding sequence ATGCCGTTCTCTATAGATACATCACAAGCCATTCCCGTTGTTTATCTCGAAGGTAGATTTCTGGGGAGCCTTGAGCGCGAAGCGTTCCATGCGATGCTGGGAGAGTGCCGGGAGGCAGGAAGCCATCGGATTATCGTCGATTTTTCCAGAACAGATTTTATTGACTCTTCTGGTATAGGCGCCCTTATAGGGGGATTGAATACGATGCGAACACTTGGTGGGGATATCCGGCTTGCAGGCATGCACCAGCGCATCAAAAATATCTTCCTGATGAGCCGGCTTCTAGGCAGCGTGTTTGAGCAGTTCGAGAATGCAGAACACGCAGCGCTGAGTTATGACAAAGACGCCAAGGTGGCGCTTTAA
- a CDS encoding glutamine synthetase beta-grasp domain-containing protein: MASKLEYIWLDGYKPTQSLRSKTMVRKDFGGSLEECPTWSFDGSSTEQADGSSSDCLLKPVAIFPDPGREEAYLVMTEVLNADGTPHDSNGRATIADDDDDYWFGFEQEYFLWDPMTDLPPGFPAGGYPRPQGPYYCSVGANNAFGRDCVEEHLDLCLAAGLNVEGINAEVAAGQWEFQIFAKGAKRAGDEIWVARYLLERTGEVYGYGINWHPKPLGALDWNGSGMHANFSNGDMRDSGKEDTFIKICESFGRNIERHINVYGAYNDQRLTGAHETQSIDKFSYGVSDRGASIRIPVGTIEDGWKGRLEDRRPASNADPYKVAAAIIKTCKEA, from the coding sequence ATGGCTTCAAAACTTGAATACATCTGGCTCGACGGGTACAAACCAACCCAGAGCCTCCGCTCCAAAACGATGGTCAGGAAAGATTTTGGCGGCTCCCTCGAAGAGTGCCCCACGTGGTCTTTTGACGGAAGTTCAACTGAGCAGGCTGATGGCAGCTCGTCAGATTGTCTGCTGAAGCCAGTTGCTATTTTTCCAGACCCCGGCCGTGAAGAGGCCTACCTTGTGATGACGGAAGTACTGAATGCCGACGGTACACCACACGATTCTAATGGCCGGGCCACCATTGCAGACGATGACGATGATTACTGGTTTGGGTTTGAGCAGGAATACTTCCTCTGGGATCCTATGACCGACTTGCCACCAGGCTTCCCTGCCGGCGGCTATCCTCGCCCACAAGGCCCTTACTATTGCTCTGTTGGTGCAAACAATGCCTTCGGCCGCGACTGCGTAGAAGAGCATCTCGACCTCTGCCTGGCTGCTGGCCTTAATGTAGAAGGCATCAATGCTGAAGTTGCTGCTGGTCAGTGGGAATTCCAGATCTTTGCAAAAGGTGCAAAACGCGCCGGCGACGAAATCTGGGTGGCCCGCTATCTCCTTGAGCGTACAGGGGAAGTATACGGCTACGGCATCAACTGGCATCCGAAACCACTCGGCGCCCTCGATTGGAACGGATCAGGCATGCACGCCAACTTTTCAAATGGCGACATGCGCGATTCAGGCAAAGAGGACACCTTTATCAAGATTTGCGAATCGTTTGGTCGCAACATCGAGCGCCACATCAATGTGTATGGCGCCTACAACGACCAGCGCCTCACCGGTGCGCACGAAACACAGTCAATCGACAAGTTTAGCTACGGTGTTTCTGATCGCGGTGCATCCATCCGTATTCCTGTGGGCACCATCGAAGATGGCTGGAAAGGCCGCCTCGAAGACCGCCGGCCGGCTTCCAACGCGGATCCCTACAAAGTTGCCGCTGCCATCATTAAAACCTGTAAAGAAGCGTAA